A genome region from Bacillaceae bacterium IKA-2 includes the following:
- the tatA gene encoding twin-arginine translocase TatA/TatE family subunit: protein MLGNIGIPGLILILIIVLIIFGPKKLPEMGRALGQTLKEFKKSTKELTNDLDDDKESKATEKKEAEK from the coding sequence ATGCTAGGTAATATCGGTATTCCAGGTTTAATTTTAATCTTAATTATCGTACTAATTATTTTTGGTCCAAAGAAGCTACCAGAAATGGGCAGAGCGTTGGGTCAGACTTTAAAAGAATTCAAAAAGTCAACGAAGGAATTAACTAACGATCTTGATGATGATAAAGAGTCTAAAGCTACTGAAAAAAAAGAAGCGGAAAAATAA
- a CDS encoding molybdopterin biosynthesis protein, with product MSNKEFKRKVYLEDKPRKKAREEFIEKTKLRTEIETIPTQKALRRVTALPIYANLSMPHYHASAMDGIAVRAEETYEAHEQRPLHLKQGQQFCYVDTGNPIPYEFNAVIMVEDLQEIDEATVEIIVPATPWQNIRPVGEDVVCGEMILPQGHVVRPVDLGALLAGGVLELPVVKKPKVAILPTGNELVQPGITMKPGDIIEFNGTIFASFIEEWGGEPLLFDIVVDNPKQIMEAIEKAAQEADMIIINAGTSAGSKDYSVHVINQLGEVFTHGVATRPGKPVILGEVKGKPIIGVPGYPVSACLALEWFLRPLIYHYQGIQEPKRDTLKVRLGRRIVSNMGAEDFVRMNIGFVNGEYVANPLTRAAGVTMSMVRADGILVVPPDSQGLEQGEEVTIELYKPIESINKAVLFTGSHDLSIDIVSSLLKKHDIHRQVISSHVGSLAGIMAIRKGEAHVTAIHLLDPETETYNLPYVKKYLNSEDVVVIPFLKREQGWIVPKGNPYNIKTLTDIVEKGLSYVNRQRGAGTRILFDSLMKKHSYTSEQIQGYEREMFSHLSVAAEIKEKDNSVGLGVYSAAKAIDLDFVYVADENYDLVISKEFYNSDGGKLFLKVIDSAEFKKTVEQLGGYKVVVDLSSKLLKN from the coding sequence GTGAGCAATAAAGAATTTAAGCGGAAAGTCTACTTAGAAGATAAACCTCGAAAAAAAGCTAGGGAAGAATTTATTGAAAAAACAAAGTTACGAACAGAAATAGAAACGATTCCAACACAGAAGGCGTTAAGAAGAGTGACGGCTTTACCTATTTACGCTAATTTATCGATGCCTCACTACCATGCATCGGCTATGGACGGAATTGCCGTTAGGGCAGAAGAGACGTACGAAGCCCATGAACAGCGACCATTACATTTGAAGCAAGGTCAACAGTTTTGTTACGTTGATACAGGCAACCCGATACCTTATGAATTTAATGCAGTGATTATGGTCGAGGATCTCCAAGAAATTGATGAAGCTACTGTTGAAATAATTGTCCCAGCAACTCCGTGGCAAAATATTCGTCCAGTTGGAGAAGATGTTGTTTGTGGTGAAATGATCTTACCTCAAGGGCATGTAGTAAGACCAGTCGACTTAGGAGCATTGTTAGCTGGAGGTGTATTAGAACTTCCAGTCGTTAAAAAGCCTAAGGTAGCGATTTTACCAACGGGTAACGAACTTGTTCAACCCGGTATAACAATGAAGCCTGGTGATATTATCGAATTCAATGGAACAATTTTTGCTAGCTTTATTGAAGAATGGGGCGGGGAACCGCTTCTTTTTGATATCGTTGTTGATAACCCAAAACAAATCATGGAAGCGATTGAAAAAGCGGCCCAAGAAGCAGATATGATTATTATTAACGCTGGGACATCAGCTGGTTCTAAAGATTACTCTGTTCACGTTATTAATCAACTTGGTGAAGTGTTCACGCATGGTGTTGCAACTCGGCCAGGAAAACCGGTTATACTTGGTGAGGTCAAAGGAAAACCAATTATCGGTGTACCAGGCTATCCTGTTTCGGCTTGTTTAGCATTAGAGTGGTTTTTACGACCGTTAATTTATCATTACCAAGGTATCCAAGAACCCAAACGAGATACGTTGAAAGTTCGTCTCGGTCGCCGAATCGTTTCAAACATGGGAGCAGAAGATTTCGTGCGCATGAATATAGGGTTTGTAAATGGCGAATATGTCGCAAATCCCTTAACAAGAGCTGCAGGTGTAACCATGTCGATGGTTCGTGCAGACGGCATTTTAGTAGTTCCTCCTGATAGTCAGGGACTAGAACAAGGTGAGGAAGTTACAATTGAGCTTTATAAGCCAATCGAGTCGATCAATAAAGCAGTTTTATTTACAGGTAGTCATGATTTATCAATTGATATCGTCTCGTCTTTATTAAAAAAACACGATATTCATAGACAAGTTATTTCATCACATGTCGGTAGTTTAGCTGGTATCATGGCGATTCGTAAGGGTGAGGCTCATGTAACGGCGATCCACCTTCTAGATCCTGAAACAGAAACGTATAATTTACCATATGTAAAAAAGTATTTGAATTCCGAAGACGTTGTCGTTATTCCATTTTTAAAGCGGGAGCAGGGTTGGATTGTCCCTAAGGGGAATCCCTACAATATAAAAACATTAACGGACATTGTTGAAAAAGGATTATCATACGTAAATCGGCAACGAGGAGCAGGTACGAGAATCTTATTTGACTCTTTAATGAAAAAACACTCATATACTAGTGAACAAATTCAAGGCTATGAACGTGAAATGTTTTCACATTTAAGTGTTGCAGCTGAAATAAAAGAAAAAGATAATAGTGTTGGTTTAGGCGTATATTCGGCAGCTAAAGCAATCGATCTCGATTTTGTTTATGTGGCTGACGAAAATTATGATTTAGTTATCTCGAAGGAATTTTATAACAGTGATGGTGGAAAGTTATTTTTAAAAGTAATTGATTCAGCAGAGTTTAAAAAGACGGTTGAACAATTAGGTGGTTATAAAGTTGTCGTTGATCTAAGCTCTAAATTGCTAAAAAATTAA